TACGAGGTTAGAACTATGACATTTttccaaagaaaaaaataaataaatatttttttttcaaattgttttttttaataaaattgtgaaatttttaaaGACATAAATCCTTTTAACGTATATTACCAAATTGTCAAATTATCTGACAACACGTCAAATGATATCAATACATTTTATAGGGGTTTGTTTATCAAAAATTTCACAACGGTTTTTtccttataaatttttacaatagTCCGCCCTTGGGAAACATTGAAATCATTTCAAATGAGTTTGCTCATTGGAAACTATGAGTTGGATTCTCAAAAAAGTTTTTGTTGAGTGGTTTTTCGCCATGTTTTGCTCCTAAAAAGTCATTGGAAAATCCTATTTGTTCGATTATTGTTTTTGGTGTTTCTCAAATATTTTGTCTTTGTGAAATGTACGTTTTTATTGTAGAGTATTATCTCAGGTGATTAGTCTCTTGTTTATCGAGTAAATGAAatgattctaaattttttttttttgaagtttacCCACTTTTCAATTGGAAACATTTATTGTCTTTGTTAGTTATGATGGTCTTATGTTCCCTCttatcaataaaattttgtGGAAGTTTAAGTCCCAAAATAAGTTCAAACAATTGAAACACATATTTTATATGGTCAAATAAGTTTTTGGtccttataaatatatcatgtttgatttttagtccctctaaaaaatttcatcaaacaatggtcctcaaatatttttcatcatcAATTTTGATCATTGCTTTTAAATCAATTCATCTGTATCATATGAAtgtttgaatgattttttgtatGCATATTTAGAACATTCTAATAATATCTtccacaaaaaattataattatttaacaataaatgaatgaaatatgatttttcTTAAGATTTTATtgcttaaaaatttatatttaattaatattttgttacaaatatttaattttttattggtggaatttttataatgttctaaacatacttgcaaaaaaatcattcaaaatttaaaataatttacatgaCTTGACATAAAAACAGAGACCAAAATTGTGAATAGGAAAACATTTGAGAACCATTGTTTGAAGGAAACTTTTAGattaactaaaaacaaaatatgatacatttatagaaataaaaacttttttaatcctattttataaatttgttactTGCCTGATTTTTCTTCCCATTATTAGTGTGTCATCCACAAATTGTAAAATGTGTTACATTCAACTCCTCAATTTTACCAAAATGGTATACCATTGTACAATCTCGATTTTGTTTACCTAATCATTGTTGCAATGATTCCTTCAACAACAATTAAAAATGGGAAAAGAGACAATGGATTTTTCCGTCTCAATCATTTTCCTATAACAAGTGATTCACCAGACTACCATTCACCGACATTGATATTGAAGTAATCATTAAACAATCATCAATCCACTTCATCCAAGTCTCAACAAACCCATGAATGACAAAGTATTTTTATGAACTCCCAATCAACTCAATCATATACCTTTTCAAAATCTACTTTAAACAAGAAATAAGTTGGTACCAAATTTATCCAAAAACAGTGACCCATAATTATTTGTATGATAGCAAATTTTATAAGAGTACATGCTTAATTGTGGAGATGATAATTTGTAGGTCATAAACTCGCGATCATCTAGTCACGTCGTCGGGTGAACACAACTATTTGTGTCAATGCATATGTTAACAAGCTTGCACATTGTCTAATAACATGTGTATGGTACAAAAAGTGAAGTGCATCTGGCATGATATTGAGTATGGTATGAAGAACATATCAAATCACTAGATGGAAGATTGTCAACATATTTAAGAAGATTAAATGCACAGAGGTTGATTTTAGCACCATTGGATCTATTTCGAATTGCTTACGTGttagttttaaaaatgtcaCCCTTTGTCTCCAATTAAACTAGGTTTTCTTGAAAAGTAGCCACATAAGAgacaacatatttatttttgataaggCCTACGTAAAGTTGATTTCAACGTCGAAGGCTATTAACATCAGCCACCACAAGAATTTACATTACAATAgtgaaaaattctaaatttgttTAACAAGAAAAGTGAAATATATTGAAAACATATGAATAAAAGCCTAATTTAGAAAACTAGAGTATGACTactttgataatttatattCCGGTAGTGTatatcaattgatttagttaaaaaatattcaaaattaaaggAATTATACCTAACTACTAGTTTGacggtgaactagtataaaactCTAAGTTTATTTATTCACGTGCTTATTTTGTTAAagataattaattcaaaaattgcgtttaagaaaaaattataagttatatatatttgaaaaagtttttcaaaattatttcaatatttttttaaaaaaaaatacacatttcaaaccccacttttttatatttttcaccATGTTCAGTAGATTTCATATTCCTACTTGTTCATAATAGTTTTCATGGTCAATCTCGATTGTAATTACAATTTGATATAATACTTAGCTATCTTTTAAGAATGATGATCAAGTAGTCGACATAACTTTTGGGAGTATTTTTCTTAAGCAACTAATGAGAATTTTAGAGAAGTCCTTATAGATACACCACATTACAGATACGATAAAACTGTATATTTATTCAGTAGTTGGTGATCGCCTTTTCTAGGTATGAGAACAATAAAAGATGATTTTGATCATTTGACCAACCTTCTATTAGAGTGAAATCAATGAATGAAACTTAAGAATTCATTCTTCACCACACATCAACATTGTTTCAAAGATCTAAAGTTCACTCCATTTGATTATTGGCTCTTCAAACTATCACAATTTCATTGTGGCAATCTTAACTTTTTCtaatattattagaattatagatagaaatattatttgagagaaaaatataattgttaacTTGATCAATTGATTGATAATAACTACAAGTGACCCTATTTACATGCATAAGttcatatgaaaattaaaaacataaaaatgataACTACCATGATTAACTTTTATCTTAACTAAGCTAAAAGCATCTCAAACGGTAGTCAAATGAGTTCGTTCGTCAGCGTGTAATCACGTAACTTTCAGTTATTAGCGAGTTCACGATTAGAGTTGTGTCACGCTGCTCTCAGGAAGAAACGatactttcataatttaataataataaaattataactgttacttttttttttattaatttattactaatagtTAGTGGGCCATATTTAATGAACccatgttgagttcaccgttgaaGTAAAAACGGATGAGTTGTTCCAAGATGTAGTTATATAATAAATCTCATCTAATGAATCATATATTGAATTCACATTTGGAGATGATTTAAGAGATTATCTCTCTAATATATAGACTTAACTTATCCACGTACATAAGGAAGTAGGAAAAAGAAACTTTAAAGCAGAATATTTTAGTGTCCAAAGCAAGATTCCCTAAGAAAACATTTGATGGAATTTAGCCTAAATAGTTTTAAAAGTCCTTCCCATGCCCACGACGAAAAACGAAAAGATAAACAACTTAAATTAAAACTGTTAAAAAAGGTCCCGACCATGACTCAAATTGCCAATATTGTCCCACTAATCTTCCATCCAGTCCTGGCTGGATTCATATCGACATATCCACATCATCAACCCcaaccaaacaaaataaattggAAGGCCAAGGACATTCGCGTCATTTTCCAAAGGACGAGTGAGTGTCGGTCACTACTTTACGAGTCAAGTGTGATGAGTTCCAgccaataaaaaaatgtaaatgccacacattttttattcttttttgaacAAACAAATAGACGGTGCAGTTATTGATGCTACCAttattaaataaagataaaaataataaataatgtacTGTAACATTTATAATGTTGATTTacaattcaaaaatttgaatttaaataaattataaattcgtTTCTACGGTTAAGATCTTTCCGTGGTTGGTGAAACTACAAAAGATCTGCATCCCCAAAGCACTCTATTTTTCCGCGAAAAATACAACATTTCTTCTATTTGGCGGGCACGCACACAAGCAACACAGAAAAAccaatttataataataactgaaaaataaaacacaGAAAGAAAATCGAGCTGAAAAGACCAACGCATCAATGACCGTACAGTtccagagagagagagagagagagaaaactaaaaaaacaagaGAAAGAAACACACTAACATAACAACAACACACGAATACTCACAAGTAAAAATAACGTGTGAAAACCCCATTTCTGTCTCTCGGGTTCTCGACGAGGAAGAAAGACGAGCTAAGCTCGCCGATCTTCTAGAACATTCTAGATCACTCAAGTAGATAACCTCTGTTCCGTTGTGAACTCTGTAAGTTGTTGTACAGGAACCTCAAAAACCCCAAACACAAATGGACTTGTACGGTCGGAGTCCCACGAGGAATGGATCGAATCCGGTAAATCAACATGAATGGCGTTCACCGGACGCTGTTCTTGGAGGTTGTTCACTTGTTACTTTTTTActtcgttttttatttttttattttttatgttagggttttctaattagggttttgattTTGGTGCAGAGTCGATGTGGCATTTAACgcttggtggtggtggtggtggtggtggtgaatCTTACCCGGAGAGACACGGTGTGCCCAATTGTGTGTATTACATGAGAACTGGGTTCTGTGGATATGGTGGAAGGTGTCGTTTCAATCACCCCCGTGATCGTGCTGCGGTAACCctttttgtcattttcatatATCTGCATTTTGCAGTAGATGCCTTTTTTGTTAGTGTTATGCTTGATTATTCGCCTATCGTGTTAAGGTTCATTCATAAACCTATGTTagtaagaataaaaaatgatttaatttatatacactgtCTGATGGTTTTTTCCACTGGCCAGTCAATCATAACTATCATCATTAACAACATTTGACTTTAACCATAATCTTAATCATACATATGAGTAGTTGTGATTTGTCGACACTGTAAAACATTTACATGTATATGCCAATTAATCTTGGAAAAAAAAGGATTAGAAGAATGCAATATTTCATTGGAAGTAATATAAACTTGTTAAAGGATGTGAATATATGGACTGAGTTAAATACTGTTCAGGTTGCTGCGGCAGTTAGAGCTACAGGGGACTACCCAGAACGGCTGGGGGAACCTCCATGTCAGGTATAGTGTTTTTAGAAAAATGGTATTGTTATTATATAATTCAGAAACTTAACGTGTTCACTGATTAATAAAATGGTTATACTAATTGTGGATTTCTTTTGATGAGCAGTATTATTTAAAAACTGGAACCTGTAAATTTGGCGCGTCCTGTAAATTCCACCATCCCAAAAATGGAGGTGGATATTTAAGCCAAGCTCCACTAAATATTTACGGATACCCATTACGACCGGTTTGACacctctctctctcttattTCCTTGTGTAATTTTCACAGAATCGTGCCAATGTTTAAACCATGCATTTTGTTTAAACAGGGTGAGAAAGAGTGCTCCTATTATTTGAAAACGGGGCAGTGCAAATTTGGCGTAACATGTAAATTCCATCATCCTCAACCTGCTGGAACGTCAATGCCAGCATCTGCACCTCAATTTTATCAACAGGTGCAGTCTCCAACTGTTCCTCTGCCTGACCAGTATGGAGGAGCTTCCACAAGCTTGAGAGTAGCTAGACCTCCTGTGTTACCTGGTTCATATGTACAAGGGGCTTATGGTCCTGTACTTCTTTCCCCAGGGGTTGTTCCATTTCCTGGATGGAGTCCTTATTCGGTGAGAGACACATATGTGTGTATGGTGAAAAGTACTTTTCTCTCTCTTTGCTTTAGTAGTGACAATGATgcgattttttaattttattgtaggCTCCTGTGAGCCC
The genomic region above belongs to Cicer arietinum cultivar CDC Frontier isolate Library 1 chromosome 4, Cicar.CDCFrontier_v2.0, whole genome shotgun sequence and contains:
- the LOC101501164 gene encoding zinc finger CCCH domain-containing protein 32 isoform X3; this translates as MDLYGRSPTRNGSNPVNQHEWRSPDAVLGESMWHLTLGGGGGGGGESYPERHGVPNCVYYMRTGFCGYGGRCRFNHPRDRAAVAAAVRATGDYPERLGEPPCQYYLKTGTCKFGASCKFHHPKNGGGYLSQAPLNIYGYPLRPGEKECSYYLKTGQCKFGVTCKFHHPQPAGTSMPASAPQFYQQVQSPTVPLPDQYGGASTSLRVARPPVLPGSYVQGAYGPVLLSPGVVPFPGWSPYSAPVSPVLSPGAQPAVGATSLYGVTQLSSSTSAFARPYTPLPSSPGPSRSNLQEKVFPERPGEPDCQYYLRTGDCKFGLACRYHHPQDQVAARPLLSPIGLPLRPGVQPCSFYLQNGHCKFGSSCKFDHPVGSMRYSPSASSLIDIPVAPYPVGSLLSNPVPTSSELGSKRESFSTRMHSSGNGSGTSGGLIFSQGGSVSLSDVQLSRQSSASTNGSRSSRQSGEIR
- the LOC101501164 gene encoding zinc finger CCCH domain-containing protein 32 isoform X4, with product MDLYGRSPTRNGSNPVNQHEWRSPDAVLGESMWHLTLGGGGGGGGESYPERHGVPNCVYYMRTGFCGYGGRCRFNHPRDRAAVAAAVRATGDYPERLGEPPCQYYLKTGTCKFGASCKFHHPKNGGGYLSQAPLNIYGYPLRPGEKECSYYLKTGQCKFGVTCKFHHPQPAGTSMPASAPQFYQQVQSPTVPLPDQYGGASTSLRVARPPVLPGSYVQGAYGPVLLSPGVVPFPGWSPYSAPVSPVLSPGAQPAVGATSLYGVTQLSSSTSAFARPYTPLPSSPGPSRSNLQEKVFPERPGEPDCQYYLRTGDCKFGLACRYHHPQDQVAARPLLSPIGLPLRPDCPQSLHSNRCPPLKWRNFSFSE
- the LOC101501164 gene encoding zinc finger CCCH domain-containing protein 32 isoform X5; its protein translation is MDLYGRSPTRNGSNPVNQHEWRSPDAVLGESMWHLTLGGGGGGGGESYPERHGVPNCVYYMRTGFCGYGGRCRFNHPRDRAAVAAAVRATGDYPERLGEPPCQYYLKTGTCKFGASCKFHHPKNGGGYLSQAPLNIYGYPLRPGEKECSYYLKTGQCKFGVTCKFHHPQPAGTSMPASAPQFYQQVQSPTVPLPDQYGGASTSLRVARPPVLPGSYVQGAYGPVLLSPGVVPFPGWSPYSAPVSPVLSPGAQPAVGATSLYGVTQLSSSTSAFARPYTPLPSSPGPSRSNLQEKVFPERPGEPDCQYYLRTGDCKFGLACRYHHPQDQVAARPLLSPIGLPLRPEGSRF
- the LOC101501164 gene encoding zinc finger CCCH domain-containing protein 32 isoform X1, with the translated sequence MDLYGRSPTRNGSNPVNQHEWRSPDAVLGESMWHLTLGGGGGGGGESYPERHGVPNCVYYMRTGFCGYGGRCRFNHPRDRAAVAAAVRATGDYPERLGEPPCQYYLKTGTCKFGASCKFHHPKNGGGYLSQAPLNIYGYPLRPGEKECSYYLKTGQCKFGVTCKFHHPQPAGTSMPASAPQFYQQVQSPTVPLPDQYGGASTSLRVARPPVLPGSYVQGAYGPVLLSPGVVPFPGWSPYSVRDTYAPVSPVLSPGAQPAVGATSLYGVTQLSSSTSAFARPYTPLPSSPGPSRSNLQEKVFPERPGEPDCQYYLRTGDCKFGLACRYHHPQDQVAARPLLSPIGLPLRPGVQPCSFYLQNGHCKFGSSCKFDHPVGSMRYSPSASSLIDIPVAPYPVGSLLSNPVPTSSELGSKRESFSTRMHSSGNGSGTSGGLIFSQGGSVSLSDVQLSRQSSASTNGSRSSRQSGEIR
- the LOC101501164 gene encoding zinc finger CCCH domain-containing protein 32 isoform X2, which translates into the protein MDLYGRSPTRNGSNPVNQHEWRSPDAVLGESMWHLTLGGGGGGGGESYPERHGVPNCVYYMRTGFCGYGGRCRFNHPRDRAAVAAAVRATGDYPERLGEPPCQYYLKTGTCKFGASCKFHHPKNGGGYLSQAPLNIYGYPLRPGEKECSYYLKTGQCKFGVTCKFHHPQPAGTSMPASAPQFYQQVQSPTVPLPDQYGGASTSLRVARPPVLPGSYVQGAYGPVLLSPGVVPFPGWSPYSVRDTYAPVSPVLSPGAQPAVGATSLYGVTQLSSSTSAFARPYTPLPSSPGPSRSNLQEKVFPERPGEPDCQYYLRTGDCKFGLACRYHHPQDQVAARPLLSPIGLPLRPPCSFYLQNGHCKFGSSCKFDHPVGSMRYSPSASSLIDIPVAPYPVGSLLSNPVPTSSELGSKRESFSTRMHSSGNGSGTSGGLIFSQGGSVSLSDVQLSRQSSASTNGSRSSRQSGEIR